The DNA window gctccgaATAAAAACAGCAGAGGAAAACGTGAGCAGAAACCGCAGAGATATTTGATCAAAAGCTgcgtttttttcccttctttttttggcAGCAAGTTAATTCCACCCTCCACTCCTCCATGTTCTTCTACTAGTGGCACAGCAGAGCGGCCACAACCGCTCACCTCACCACTCCTTCCTCCAATTTCGCATTCAAGGCGACTCCTTTGGTTAGAGTAGTAGAGGTGCACGAACCAAGAACCAGAAGCAGAAGCGGAAGCAGAGGCAGCAATGCAGGGCTCCAAGACCAAGTAAGCATTGGCTAACCCTCCTGCGCACTCTGCTGCGAGTTCTTGATCGGTGCAGCAAGCTTCTCCGGCTTGCTGGATCTTGCTTTGGTGTGGGCAAGATAGATCTGGCCTTGTGGTTCTTTGATCTGATGGCGGCGGTTCGGTTTTTCTTGGCGCTGCAGATCTGGCCATGCCGAGGCGAAGAGCAACGGCAAGGCGGAGGCGAAGggcacgccgccgacgcccaaGAGCGCCAAGATTGCGAGGAAGCCGGCCGTGCCcaaggcgccgccgcgcccctccGCCGACAAGTCCCAGTCCCCCGGCTCGGCCGACCGCAAGAAGAGCGCCTCCCGGATCACCACCCCTCCAGAGGTATGCCAATtcatgctcctcctcctctcgccggtgATGCTGAACTGAAAACTGCTTGCTTTTTGGCTGGAATctgagtgttttttttaatggtttGTAGAAGCAAGGGAAGGCGACGAAGCCCGCTCAGGAGTCGGTGGCCGCGAAGCCGTCGCCTCAAGAGCCGGTGGCCGTGAAGCCGTCGTcccaggagcaggagcagcaggcgCTGCTGGCTGCAGTTCAGGAGGAGCTCGTGAAGACCAAGGAGGAGTtggtggagaaggagaaggagagggggaaaGTCCTGGATGAACTGGAGCGTGCCAAGAGGGCTGCTGATGAGGCCAATGCGAAGCTCCAGGAGGCGCTCGCTGCGCAGAGCAAggcggcggagtcggcggcggaggagtccGGCGATGCCGAAGCGGAGCAGGCGAGCGCGAGCATGGAGGATGAGCTGCGGACGAAGCTGGCGAGCATGCAGAGCCAACAGGAGGCTGACATGGCCGCACTGCGTTCGACGGTGGAGCAGCTTGAGCAGGCCAGGTATGAGCTAGCGGATGCAATCGATGCCAAGAACGCGGCGCTTACCCAGGCAGATGATGCCATGAGGGCTTCAGATGAGAATGCCGAGAAGATCAAGCTCCTCAATGCGGAGGTGGCGCATCTCAAAGGGCTGCTTGATTCCGAGGTAGGGAGCTCGTCGAAAGGTGCTGTGGAGCACATTAGGAAGCTTGAAGAAGAGAACTCTGGATTGAAGCTTGAGCTTGAGAAAGCAAATGTCGCTGAGCAGAGGGCAGTTGAATTGGAAGGTGTGGTTGAACAGCTTGAAGTTGAAATCGCTGATGTTAAGAAGGCGCGCGCGAGGTCAGAGGAGTTACTTGGCAAATGGAAGACAAAAGCACTGGAATTGGAGGTCAGGTTGGAGGAAGCTGATCAGTCTAACATTCTCAAGGGCGAGTCCTTAGAATCAGCAATGAAAGAATTGGATGCAAAAATGACTCTGCTCCAAGAAAAAGAATCTGAAATCGAAGCACTTCAGGATAAGGTCAGGTCTTTGGAGGATGAAGTAGCCAAGCAGAAAGAAGATTTTCATACTGCTGATAAGGAAGCTGATGAATTAAGGTTGGAGATAGAAGACCTTAGGTTGAAGCTcgaagcggcggaagaagaCCTTAACAATGACAAGATTGCCAGTTCAGAAATGGAAACCCTGATTGAACAGAAGAACATGCTAGCCAAGGAACTTGAAGCTAGCAAAGCTGAAGTTGAGAAGATTAAGAAGGCCATGGAGGGTCAAGCCTCTGCTTTGCATGAAATGTCAGCTCAACTGAGAGTGGCGCAGGAGAAGTACCTAGATAAACAAGAGGAGATTGACCGTGCT is part of the Oryza glaberrima chromosome 4, OglaRS2, whole genome shotgun sequence genome and encodes:
- the LOC127770313 gene encoding WEB family protein At5g16730, chloroplastic-like, producing MQGSKTKSGHAEAKSNGKAEAKGTPPTPKSAKIARKPAVPKAPPRPSADKSQSPGSADRKKSASRITTPPEKQGKATKPAQESVAAKPSPQEPVAVKPSSQEQEQQALLAAVQEELVKTKEELVEKEKERGKVLDELERAKRAADEANAKLQEALAAQSKAAESAAEESGDAEAEQASASMEDELRTKLASMQSQQEADMAALRSTVEQLEQARYELADAIDAKNAALTQADDAMRASDENAEKIKLLNAEVAHLKGLLDSEVGSSSKGAVEHIRKLEEENSGLKLELEKANVAEQRAVELEGVVEQLEVEIADVKKARARSEELLGKWKTKALELEVRLEEADQSNILKGESLESAMKELDAKMTLLQEKESEIEALQDKVRSLEDEVAKQKEDFHTADKEADELRLEIEDLRLKLEAAEEDLNNDKIASSEMETLIEQKNMLAKELEASKAEVEKIKKAMEGQASALHEMSAQLRVAQEKYLDKQEEIDRARAQVEELNVSLQNTKESYEVMLDEANYEKVCLKKSVERMEAETKSASEEWQSKELSFVNSIKKSEEEIINARAQMDKTLEAVKGKESENAELQEKLKHLEAQLMEANKTCEEAKAETFQWKEKLLDKENELQNIKQENDDLQAKELIASEKIKELSVLANAKDGATNGSHKEESNVKGDSEDDEPVMVVAKMWENSKVTDDASSKEKGNDGESEVDLESNTGDSIVDGNGLHSTTASNGNASPPKQQLQKKKPLLKKFGGLLKKKTQP